From the genome of Streptomyces sp. SID8374:
GAGCGCGGTCACCGGAGCGTCGAAGGTGAGCTTCTGCGGCTCGGCGACGGTCTGCTTCGACACAGCCATGGACAGGACCTCCCGGAGGGAATGACGACGCAACATATCGCGTCTCGTAAGGAACACGATATATCGCGGATAGAGGAAGTCAAGCGCCATCCGCAGGCACTTCAGGTGGTCAAAGAACATCGGAGTGGGGCAAATTGCCCTAGCGTGTGGCACATGAACGCGACATCCACGGGGGCGCTCCTGCTCTGCCGCGCCGAGCCCGAGACCGTACGGCCGCTCGCCCACCTGCTGCGCGAGCAGATGCTGCTGACGCGCGCGGGCGGCGAGTGGAGCGTCCTCGTACCGGAGGGGAAGCCCTGGCGAGGCACCGGCCCTTCCGGCTCCGGCTCTTCCGGCTCCGGCGGCCCCGAGCCGGTCGACCGGGTCATCGGCGGCTGGGCCTCCGCCCTGGCCGTCGGCTCCACCTGGCCGGTCCTCGCCCTGTGGTGGGACGCCGACCGGGCCGGATACACGCTCGCCGCCGGGTTCCGCCGCCCCGTGGGCTACGTCTGGCTGGCCGACGGTACGCCGGTGGGCGAGGACGAGGCGATGCGCACCTTCGCGGCCCGGCTCGGCCTCGATCCCGTACTGGACCTCCAGGCGCTGGAGGAGCTGACCCGGCCCGACCCGGAGGCGGACGCCGAGGCCCGGCTGCGCGGACTGCTCGCGGTCCTGACCCGTACGGGACTCACCCTGCCGGCCGGGCTCACCCCGGGCGAGAGCGCCGACCGGCTGCGCAGCGTGGCCGCCGTGCAGCGCGGGGCGGAGCGCGTCGAGTGGGCGGGGTGGCGTGATGCCGTACGGGTCGAACTCGACGCGGTGGAGAGCAGCAGTCTGGGGCCCTGGGTGCGCGGCCCCCGGGCCCGAGCCGTCGCCGCCGCCCAGCTCGCGGCCGGGCTCCCGCTCCTGCTCTGGGGCGCCCGCCGCCGCAGCGGGGGATGGGCGGCCGCCGGGGCGGTGCTCCTGGCGCAGGGGGCGCTGGGACTCGCCTACCACCGGGCCCGGGCGGGCGCGGAGAAGCCCTAGGTGTATTGACCCGCAGGGTTGTTGACGCGGGTGATGGGTGGGTGGCCGCCGAGTGCGGTGTGGCTGCGGTGGTGGTTGTAGGTGTGGAGGAAGTCTGCCAGGGCTGCTGTCCGCTCGTCGTTGGTGGTGTAGGGCCGTTGGTAGGCCCATTCGTCGGCGAGGGTGCGGTTGAAGCGTTCGACTTTGCCGTTGGTCTGGGGCCGGTAGGGGCGGGTGAGTTTGCCGGTCGCGCCGATGTGGGCCAGGGCTTGCTTCCAGGCCAGGCCTTTGCGGTAGGCCCACGCGTTGTCGGTTAGAACGCGCTCGATGCGGGTGGTGCCCAGGTCGGCGAAGAAGGCGGCGGCCCGGGTCAGGAAGGCTGCGCAGGTGGCGGCTTTCTCGTCGGGGTGGATTTCGCTGTAGGCGAGGCGTGAGTGGTCGTCGACGGCGGAGTGGATGTAGTCGAAACCGACGTTGTTGCGGGTGGCGCGGCCGGCCTGGCGGCCCACGACCTTGTGGCCGCCGCCGTCGGGGATCCGTCCGAGCTTCTTGACGTCGATGTGGGTCAGCTCGCCTGGGTGTTCGCGTTCGTAGCGGCGGATCACGGTGCCGGTCGGGCGGTCGAGCCAGGCCGGCCGGTTGAGCCGGTGGCGGGTGAGGATCCGGTGCACGGTGGATGCGGGCAGGCAAAGGATCGGGCCGATCCGCGCAGGTCCGAGCTTTCGGGTTCGCCGCAGATCGCAGACGCGTTCTTCCACTGCGGCCGGTGTCCGGTGCGGGGTCCTGCATGGCCTGCTGGACCGGTCGACAAGACCTGCGTCGCCTTCGCTTTTCCAGCGGCGGACCCATTTGTGGGCCGTGGGCCTCGATATGCCCATCTCGGCAGCCACATGCGCGACCGGACGGCCCTCCAGGACGCGTGCGACCAGGATCCGCCTGCCGTGAACGGTCAGGCGGGCATTACGGTGTGACACGAAGACCTCCGTGTGCGGTGCAGCGTAGACACCTCCACCACACCGGAGGTCTTCGTCATGATCAAGACCTGACCAGCGTTAACAACGCTCGTGATCAATACACCTAGGGCCTACGCGTCCTCGTCGTCCTCGTCGTCCAGCCGGGCCAGCCAGGTCGCGAGGCGTTCGACCGGCACCTCGAAGTCGGGGTTGAGATCGACGAACGTACGCAGCTGCTCGGCGAGCCACTCGAAGGTGACCTCCTCCTCGCCGCGCCGCTTCTCCAGTTCCTCGATGCCACGGTCCGTGAAGTACATGGGAAAAGGATAACGAGGCCCGAGGGGCCTCCAGGACGCCGGATAGGCCGGATACGCCGGAGGCCCGGCCCCGCGACGAGCGCGGAACCGGGCCTCGGTGACGTACGAACAGGTCGTACGGCTGTTGCGGGTCCTCAGGCCTCGAAGACCTCGTTGACCAGCTGCGTCTGCTCCGCCTGGTGACGCTTGGCCGAGCCGACCGCCGGGGACGAGCCGTGCGGCCGCGAGATGCGGCGCAGGCGCTCGCCGTGCGGCACGTCCGCGCCGACGGCCAGGTCCAGGTGGTCGATCAGGTTGAGCGCGATGAACGGCCACGCACCCTGGTTGGCCGGCTCCTCCTGGGCCCAGAGGTACTTCTCGGCGTTCGGGTACTTGGCGATCTCGGCCTGGATCTCCGCACCCGGCAGCGGGTACAGCCGCTCCAGGCGGATGATCGCGGTCTCCGTGTCGCCGCGCTTCTCCCGCTCGGCGTCCAGGTCGTAGTAGAGCTTGCCCGAGACGAACACGACCTTGCGGACGTTCTCCGCCTTGACGCTGTCGTCGCCGATCACCGGGCGGAAGCCGCCGGTGGTGAACTCCTCGATCTTCGACGCCGCGGCCTTCAGACGCAGCATCGACTTCGGGGTGAAGACGATGAGCGGCTTGTGGTGCGGGTTGTGCACCTGCCAGCGCAGCAGGTGGAAGTAGTTCGACGGCAGGGTCGGCATCGCGACCGTCATGTTGTCCTGCGCGCACATCTGGAGGAAACGCTCCGGGCGGGCGGACGAGTGGTCCGGGCCCTGGCCCTCGTAACCGTGCGGCAGCAGCAGCGTGACGCCGGAGGTCTGGCCCCACTTCTGCTCGGCCGAGGAGATGAACTCGTCGACGACGGTCTGCGCGCCGTTGACGAAGTCACCGAACTGGGCCTCCCAGATGACCAGCGACTCCGGGCGGGCCAGCGAGTAGCCGTACTCGAAGCCCATCGCCGCGTACTCGCTGAGCAGCGAGTCGTAGACGTTGTAGCGGGCCTGGTCCTCGGTGAGGTACAGCAGCGGGGTGTAGTCCTCGCCGGTGACCTGGTCCACCAGGACCGCGTGGCGCTGGCCGAACGTGCCGCGGCGGGTGTCCTGGCCGGCGAGCCGGACCGGGGTGCCCTCCATCAGCAGCGAACCGATGGCCAGGGTCTCGCCCATGCCCCAGTCGATCGTGCCGTTCTCCACCGAGGCCGCGCGACGCTGCATCTGCGGCATCAGACGGGGGTGGACGGTGATCGACTCGGGGATGTTGACCTGGGACTCGGCGATCCGCTTCACGACCTCGGCGGAGACCGCCGTGTCGACGGTGACCGGGAACGCGGCCTGCGGCTCCGGGACGTGCGGGGCGGCCGGCTGCGAGGTGGCCTCGCGGACCTCGGCGAAGACCTTCTCCAGCTGGCCCTGGAAGTCCTGGAGCGCCTGCTCCGCCTCTTCCAGCGTGATGTCGCCGCGACCGATGAGGGACTCGGTGTAGAGCTTGCGCACCGAGCGCTTCTTGTCGATCAGGGTGTACATCTGCGGGTTGGTGAACTCCGGGTTGTCGCCCTCGTTGTGACCGCGGCGGCGGTAGCAGATGAGGTCGATCACGACGTCCTTGTTGAACGCCTGCCGGAACTCGAAGGCGAGCCGCGCGACACGGACCACGGCCTCCGGGTCGTCACCGTTGACGTGGATGATCGGCGCCTCGATCATGCGCGCCACGTCGGTGGCGTACATCGAGGAGCGCGAGGACTCCGGGGCGGCGGTGAAGCCGACCTGGTTGTTGATCACCACGTGCACGGTGCCGCCGGTGCGGTAGCCGCGCAGCTGCGACATGTTGAGCGTCTCGGCGACGACGCCCTGGCCCGCGAAGGCCGCGTCGCCGTGGAGAGCGACGGGCAGGACCGTGAAGTCCGTGCCGCCCTTGTTGATGATGTCCTGCTTGGCGCGGGCGATGCCCTCCAGGACCGGGTCGACCGCCTCCAGGTGCGAGGGGTTGGCGGCCAGCGAGACCTTGATCTGCTCGCCGTCCAGACCGGTGAAAGTGCCCTCGGCGCCCAGGTGGTACTTGACGTCGCCGGAGCCGTGCATCGAGCGCGGGTCGAGGTTGCCCTCGAACTCGCGGAAGATCTGCGCGTACGACTTGCCGACGATGTTCGCCAGCACGTTCAGGCGGCCGCGGTGGGCCATGCCGATGACGACCTCGTCGAGGCGCGCCTCGGCGGCGGAGTCGAGAACCGCGTCCAGCAGCGGGATGACGGACT
Proteins encoded in this window:
- a CDS encoding DUF6104 family protein codes for the protein MYFTDRGIEELEKRRGEEEVTFEWLAEQLRTFVDLNPDFEVPVERLATWLARLDDEDDEDA
- a CDS encoding multifunctional oxoglutarate decarboxylase/oxoglutarate dehydrogenase thiamine pyrophosphate-binding subunit/dihydrolipoyllysine-residue succinyltransferase subunit, with protein sequence MSSQSPSNSSISTDQASPGTNPAAAFGANEWLVDEIYQQYLQDPSSVDRAWWDFFADYKPGTSGTADKPVPGAAASGAAATEAPAATTPAQPAAPAQAKPAAAAPAAPAPAKPAEAKPAEAKAAPAPAPAKPAAAKPAPAKAEAKADEATEAPAGPEYVTLRGPSAAVAKNMNASLELPTATSVRAVPVKLLFDNRIVINNHLKRARGGKISFTHLIGYAMVQALKAMPSMNYSFAVKDGKPTLVKPEHVNLGLAIDLVKPNGDRQLVVAAIKKAETLNFFEFWQAYEDIVRRARIGKLGMDDFSGVTASLTNPGGIGTVHSVPRLMPGQGLIMGVGAMDYPAEFQGTSQDTLNKLGISKVMTLTSTYDHRVIQGAASGEFLRVLSQLLLGQNDFYDEIFKALRIPYEPVRWLTDIDASHDNDVTKAARVFELIHSYRVRGHVMADTDPLEYRQRKHPDLDITEHGLTLWDLERDFAVGGFAGKSMMKLRDILGVLRESYCRTTGIEFMHIQDPKQRKWLQDRVERPRAQQPEREEQLRILRRLNAAEAFETFLQTKYVGQKRFSLEGGESVIPLLDAVLDSAAEARLDEVVIGMAHRGRLNVLANIVGKSYAQIFREFEGNLDPRSMHGSGDVKYHLGAEGTFTGLDGEQIKVSLAANPSHLEAVDPVLEGIARAKQDIINKGGTDFTVLPVALHGDAAFAGQGVVAETLNMSQLRGYRTGGTVHVVINNQVGFTAAPESSRSSMYATDVARMIEAPIIHVNGDDPEAVVRVARLAFEFRQAFNKDVVIDLICYRRRGHNEGDNPEFTNPQMYTLIDKKRSVRKLYTESLIGRGDITLEEAEQALQDFQGQLEKVFAEVREATSQPAAPHVPEPQAAFPVTVDTAVSAEVVKRIAESQVNIPESITVHPRLMPQMQRRAASVENGTIDWGMGETLAIGSLLMEGTPVRLAGQDTRRGTFGQRHAVLVDQVTGEDYTPLLYLTEDQARYNVYDSLLSEYAAMGFEYGYSLARPESLVIWEAQFGDFVNGAQTVVDEFISSAEQKWGQTSGVTLLLPHGYEGQGPDHSSARPERFLQMCAQDNMTVAMPTLPSNYFHLLRWQVHNPHHKPLIVFTPKSMLRLKAAASKIEEFTTGGFRPVIGDDSVKAENVRKVVFVSGKLYYDLDAEREKRGDTETAIIRLERLYPLPGAEIQAEIAKYPNAEKYLWAQEEPANQGAWPFIALNLIDHLDLAVGADVPHGERLRRISRPHGSSPAVGSAKRHQAEQTQLVNEVFEA
- a CDS encoding IS481 family transposase; this translates as MSHRNARLTVHGRRILVARVLEGRPVAHVAAEMGISRPTAHKWVRRWKSEGDAGLVDRSSRPCRTPHRTPAAVEERVCDLRRTRKLGPARIGPILCLPASTVHRILTRHRLNRPAWLDRPTGTVIRRYEREHPGELTHIDVKKLGRIPDGGGHKVVGRQAGRATRNNVGFDYIHSAVDDHSRLAYSEIHPDEKAATCAAFLTRAAAFFADLGTTRIERVLTDNAWAYRKGLAWKQALAHIGATGKLTRPYRPQTNGKVERFNRTLADEWAYQRPYTTNDERTAALADFLHTYNHHRSHTALGGHPPITRVNNPAGQYT